Part of the Acidobacteriota bacterium genome, AACCAGATTGCCGATTTTGACTTCAACGTTTGCGACATCGAATTTTGCGCCGCTGCGTCCAGCGGCAGCCAGGATTCTTCCCCAGTTTGCATCCGCACCGGCTATAGCAGTCTTGACGAGCGGACTGGTCGCCACGGTCACAGCTATTTTTTCGGCGTCGCGTTCCGTGGGCGCTCGGCGAACATGGATTGTGACCAGTTTGTTGGCTCCTTCGCCGTCTCGCGCCACTTGAATCGCCAAGTCGCGGCAAACATCGGTCAACGCTTTTTGGAACGTCTCAAAATCTACGCCTGCGGCTTTATCAATCGGCGGATTTTCCGCTGCGCCATTTGCCAACGTGATCAACGTGTCATTGGTTGACGTATCGCCATCTACTGAAACGCGATTGAAACTGCGATTCACCGCAAACTTCAATGCCGATTGCAGTGCAGCTTTGGAAATTGCCGCATCCGTGGTCACAAACGACAACAACGTGGCCATGTTGGGATGAATCATCCCTGCGCCTTTGGCGACTCCGGCAATCGTCACCGATTTTCCGCCGAGCTTGATTCGCCTGCGGGCGCGTTTCGGCCGCGTGTCAGTCGTCATAATCGCTTCGGCGACGTTCCATCCACGTTCGCGCGAAAGTTCCGCCGTCGCGGCACGAATCCCGGATTCGACCTTCGCCATATCCAATCGCTGTCCAATCACTCCCGTCGAAGCAACCAGCACTTCCCTGTCGTCACAGTTGAAGTATTCGGCGACCAGTTCGGCCATTTTCCTGGCATCAGCAATCCCACCGTCGCCAGTGCAGGCATTCGCGCCACCGGAATTGACGATGATCGCGTGATGTGTTCGATGCCGCAAGTGTTGTCGCGACAATAATATCGGCGCAGCGGCCACCAGATTTTGTGTGAAGACCGCAGCGGCAACCGCCGGACGTTCGGAGAAGATAATCGCCAGATCTTCGCCGCCTCGTTTTTTCAAACCACTGGCCGCCGTTCCGGCCAGAAATCCTTTTGGCAAAGCAACCGAAAAATCCGCCCGCTTTCCCTTGGAGTTGGACTCCTGTTTTTTGCTACCCATTTTTCCGAAAAACGGAGCTTGCGGCTGAATCATTAACACCCTATTCAATTCATCAAGCTCAGTCTCAGTTTCCTTTCCAAATTATGTGCCAGCCAAATTGGCTGAAAATCTTCGACTTATCTGCACAGAGAACGTTTTTACTGTCCGATTCCGGGAAATTAGCGTTCATAACCGAACCCCAACCTCGACTCAGGCGCGCTTTTCAATTCTGACAACCGGAATGTTCACCTGGCTGACATCAAACGGTTCGGGATGAACTCCTTCGACCAGATCAAGAACCATTGCCACTTCGTCACAGCAATTGAATTTCGGGCAGTTGATGCAATCCATCCAGACTTTGCGCGGCATGGAATCGTGCGCGACCACGCGAAAACCCAACTTCGAGAAAAACTCCGTCACATACGTGAAAGCGTACACCTGAACCAAGCTGTGTTCGACCGCTTCGGCGATGTTGGCTTCGACCAGTTTGCGGCCAATGCCGCGCCTGCCTGCCGTTTCGTCCACCGCCAGCGAACGAACTTCCGCCATATCGCCCCAGGTGAAATGCAGCCCAGAACATCCGACGACCTTGCCGTCCAATTCCGCCACGTGAAAATCGCGAATGTTTTCGTAAATGCTGAGCATTGTGCGCGGCAGCATCTGTTCCTGCCGTGCGTACTGGTTAACCAACTCATGAATCCGAACGGCGTCGGCGGTTTTCGCTTTGCGAATAATTTCCATGGTTCTCTTACTTCCCTACAACGATCGCTTCCCGGTCGTTGATCAACACTTTGCCGTGATCCACCGTTACGGCATCACTGGGGTTGATTAATCCGTAATCCTGACCATTGACGCTCAATTCCGGGCCACGAATCACGACATCCGCATCGCGGCACGGTTTGAAGCGGTACCCATCCGTTGCATTTTCAAGCTTTTGCGGCGGCGGCACACTGGTTCGGTAACAATCCGTAACAACCACCATGTGGCCGCCGACTTTGGCCTGGACCCGGCCCAACAATAAGTTATTCGATTTGTCCCAGGTAAAAACCAACGCAATCAAACTGACAAACACTAAAAAGCATGCGACGGTAACAACCGTAATCGGTGAAGCTTTCATGACAGACCTCCGTTATGCGACTGCCGAACCCCCTGCAGCCTTTGCTTCTTCGACCAGCACTTCTGCCAATGCCGTGATCATCGCAGTAATCTCCGCTTTTTTGATGATATACGGCGGCAAAAAGCGCAATACAGTGTCGTGCGTGCAGTTGACCAAAAAACCGCGCTCAAGCATCTTGGCAACCACGCCTTTGCCGCTAAACGCTAGCTCGGCGGCGACCATCAACCCCATACCGCGAACTTCTTTAATCGGCCCGGGAATTTCGCGCTGTAACCGGCGCAGCTTTTTGCGGAAGTAGTTGCCGACTTCCGTTACGCGCTGCATCAAATGCTCTTCGTCCAGCATTTGCAAAAACTCCAGGCTCAAGCGGCACGCCAGCGGCCCTCCGCCAAACGTCGTCCCGTGATCTCCGGCTTTCAACCCTTCGACAAACTTTTCCGCCACGATGAACGCGCCAAGCGGAACCCCCAACCCAAGCGGTTTGGCAACGCATAACACATCCGGTTTGACCGGGGTATTTTCAAACGCAAACAACTTTCCGGTCCTTCCAAGCCCACACTGCACTTCGTCCAGAATAAACAGCGCGCCGGTTTCGTCGCAGCGTTGGCGAACGGCCTGCAAAAATTCATCGCTGATGGCAACGACACCGCTTTCGCCTTGAATGGTTTCGACCAGCACGGCTGCGGTGCGTTCGGTGATGGCTGCGCGCGCTTCGGCAAAATTGTCCGCGGAATTCATTGGATCAATGAATTTAACGCCGGGAATCAACGGCTCGAACGGTTTGCGGTATTTTTCCTGCCCGGTGAGTGAAAGTGCGCCGAGCGTCCGTCCGTGAAACGAATTGGTTAGCGAAACAAATTCCGTTTGCTCGGTGCGGCCTTGCCGATGGTGAAACCCGCGCGCCAGTTTCAGCACGCCTTCGTTCGCTTCGGTTCCGGTGTTGCAGAAAAACGCGCGCGCCAGTCCGGCGGCTTTGGCCAACGCTGCGGCCAGTTGGCCTTGAAACGGGTGGTAGTACAAATTCGAGGTATGCAGCAAATCGCCTTGTTCCCGCAGCACACGGCGAACGCGCGGATGGTCGTACCCCAGCACATTGACGCCAATGCCGGAAATGAAATCCAGGTAGGCCTTACCTTTGTCGTCGTATAGCGTCGAGCCTTTTCCGCGCACCAGCATCACAGGGTTGCGCGCGTAGGTTTGCATCAAAAACTGTGATTCCAAGCCCTGAGCTTGTTCAAGCGTGAATGATGTTGTCTGGGACTGTTCGTTCAATTCCTTCTCCGTTTTTTTCGTTGTTCGAGACGATTTCTTTTGCACTTTGCCCGCAACGGCTGCAGCAGCGGCTGGTTTGCTGACTTCGCGGCCCGTGCGTGCAGCTTGAGCCGACGCTTCGCGGTTGTATACGTACATCCAGCAAGACCGATTGCCGCCGCTGGCCAGTTTGACATTGGCTTTAACGCGACAGAACAAACTGGTTTCGGGTTCGTCCGGCTCAAAGCCTTCGTATTCATCCAACTCGGCCATCATCGCCGGATCGTTCGGCATTTCAAAAGCTTCACCGACAATGCGCGAAGACGTATTGGCATCCAGCACCGCTCCGGTGTAATCCCCCAAATCCAAAAGTTGGCCCAGCACAGTTCCCGATCCGACAGATTTCCACCGTTCGACGATGTGTTTCATTTCCGGCGGAGCCGCCGAAGGTCGCAACGTTCCGTAAACAAAGATAAATTCGTTCATTGCCTTTTATTGATTGATCGTGGTTCCCAGTTGTTCGCCAGCTTGTAAAACGCGAAGCAGTACGTTTTCTTCCGCCGCGCCGACAATCAAAATGCGTTTGACGCCAGTTTCCAGCCCTTCCAAACAAGCGCGCAACTTCGGACGCATTCCGCCGGAAGCCACGCCGCTGGTCATCAATTCGTTGATGCCAGCGCGGTTGAGTTTGGAGATTTGTTTGCCTTCGCCGTCCAAAACGCCGCCGACATCGGTGACAAACACCAGCGTTTCCGCTTGGCAGCCCGCAGCCACCGAGGCGGCCATTTGATCGCCGTTGACGTTGTAATACTCCTTGTCCGCTTCGCCCATCGCCAGGCAAGCGACCACTGGCGTAATTCCAGCGGCAAGCATTGTGTCAATCAGCGTCGAGTTCGTTTTGACGATGCGCCCGACGAAACCCAAATCCGTTCCATCTTCAGCGTTCATCTTTTCGGCCAGAAAACTTTGCCCGTCGCCGCCCGCGATGCTGGCCGCGTTGACGCCAACGCGCGCAAGTTCCGCAACCAAATCTTTGCCAACTTGCCCGGCTAAAACCATCTGCACGACATTGCGCGCAGCAGCATCTGTGATCCGCAATCCATCGTGAAAGCGCGATTCGACGCCGAGTTTCGCGAGCAGCGCGGCGATTTGTTTTCCTCCGCCATGCACCAAAATCAGTTCATGCCCCGCTTGCTGAAGCGCCGCAATTTGCGCGACCAGTTTTTGTCGAAGCTCTGCGTTGATCAGAATGCTGCCGCCGAGTTTGATGACCGTTCTGCTCACCGTAAGCCCGCTCCTTCGTCAAAGCCGAATGCCAGATTGGCATTTTGCAGCGCCTGACTGGCTGCGCCTTTCAGCAAATTGTCTTCGGCGGAAACGACAATCAGTTGCCCCGTCGCTTCATCCACCGCGCAGCCAATGTCGCAGTACGGCGAGTTGGCGACAAACTTGATTTCCGGCAGTTGCGGGCTTCCAGAATTTCCGGCGAAAACGCGAACAAACGGCGAAGCGGCAAAGGTTTTCCGCCAGACGTTCAGCACATCGGCGCGCGTGACGCCAGCGTTCAGCCGCGCGTAAATCGTCGAAAGAATGCCTCGATTGATCGGCAGCAAGTGCGGCGTGAAGATCAACGAAGTCGGCGAATTTTCGATTCCCAAGCCTTGCGCAATTTCCGGCGTGTGGCGATGTTTGAATACGTTGTACGACTTAAAGCTTTCGCTGACTTCGACAAAGTGCGTGGTCGAGGTCGGCTGTTTGCCTGCGCCGGTAACGCCAGACTTGGAATCGCTGATAATTGTTTGGCTGCGATCAATCAAGCCCGCGTCCAGCAATGGCTTCATCGGCACAATTACGGTCGTCGGGTAACACCCCGGATTGGCAATCAACTTTGCGCCAGGCAATTCCGCACGGACAAATTCGGTCAACCCGTACACGGCTTTTTCCAGCAAATCGGGGCGCGTGTGTTCAAATCCATAATACTTGGGGTACAGCGAAGCATCTTTCAATCGAAACGCGCCGCTGATGTCTACGACGGTCAGGCCACTTTCCAGCATCGTAGGCGCGACCTCGTGCGAAAACTCGTTTGGCGTTCCCAAGAAAATGACTTGCGCATCCAGCTTGGTAACTTCCGCTTCGTCAAACGGCTGGCAATTCAGTTTTGTCAGCCCGGTCAGTTGCGGATGAATTGTGGTAAGCGGCGTCGTTTCGCCCGACCGCGAAGCGAACGCTCCGACCAATTCCATCTGCGGATGGTTCAGCAAGTACTTGATCAGGTCGCGCCCGGAATATCCTGTTGCTCCGGCGACAATGGCGCGCACTCGATTGCCCATCGGCTACTCCTTGAATTTGGAGTGCTGCGCCTTTGGCGTAGCTTTGGCAGTCCCGCACGGAGCAAATCCTTCGCCGACAAAACAGACTACCAAAGCGTAGCCAGAGCCTACGCACTCCAAAGATGTGTTGAAAAAGAAACGCGGAGTTTACACGAATGCCCCTGTGCCTGAAAGCGCGCGACGAAAAACTTTGGCTGTTGTATCTTGTGCCAACTCAATTGGAGGTGAAGCAGTCCCTGTGATGACAACGACAGATTTGGAAGACTTCTTGCAATCGCACTTTCCCGAAATAAACGCCTTCGGATTTCGCGTCGAACACGTCGAAGAAAAGTTTGTCCGCATTCGTCTGGTTCATCATTCACGGCATCTGCGTCCGGGCGGAACGGTTTCCGGCCCGGCAATGATGACGCTGGCCGATACCGCGATGTATTTGGCCGTGTTGGCGATGATCGGCCCTGTCGCGTTGGCCGTCACCACAAGTTTGAACATCAACTTCCTGCGCAAACCCGCGCCTCAGGATTTGATCGCCGAATGCCGATTGCTGAAACTCGGTTCACGGTTGGCGGTGGGCGACGTGTTGATCTTTTCCGATGGCGAAGCCGATCCGGTAGCGCAAGCAACCGTCACCTATTCAATTCCTCCAAGGCGCGACTGACAGACGGCGCTTTGCTTGCTACAATCCGCGCGATCTTCTGCAAACAATCGGCAACCACGTCACGTACACTCGCTTGTCTGATACCAATCATTTTCAACAGCGGAGGGAACAATGAAGCTGAGATTTGCAGTCTTGCTGTCAGCCGCGGCGCTGACAACGGCAATTTTATGGAATGGAAGAATTATGTCTGCACAGGAACAACCGCCCAAACCACCGGTCGCCAGGAAAATCTCGAAAACAACGCAAATTCACGGGTACTCCGTCACGGACGATTACGCATGGTTGGCCGATAAAACCAAAACCGATAAAGACGTGCTGGCGTATTTGAAAGCCGAAGACGATTACGCCGACGCGATGATGGCGGGGACGAAGCTGTTTCAGGACGCGTTGTACAAGGAAATGCTGGGACGCATTAAGGAAACCGACGAAAACGTGCCCTACCGCTACGGCGAGTATTTTTATTACACGCGCACCGAACAGGGAAAACAGTATCCGATTTATTGCCGCAAGAAAGGCAGCCTGGACGCCCCCGAACTAATCACGCTGGACATGAACGAAATGGCCAAAGGCAAAGACTTTTTAGGCATCGGCGCTTATCAGGTCAGCGATAACGGCAACCTGCTGGCGTTTTCTACCGACACGACGGGCTTTCGGCAATACGATCTGTTCCTCAAAGATCTGACCACCGGCAAAATCAGCGAGAAAATCGCCGAGCGGGTGAACTCCGTGGCCTGGGCAACGGACAACAAAACGATTTTTTATACAACCGAAGACGCGACCACCAAACGGACGGATAAATTTTTCCGCCACGTGTTGGACAGCGACAAACACGATTTGCTGTACGAAGAAAAAGACGAACTGTATCGCATCTTCGCCGGTCGCACGCGCAGCAAAGGGTACATCGTCGTCGGCAGCACCAGTTCGACCACCACGGAAATGCGCTACCTGCCCGCAAACACTCCCAACGCGGAACTGAAAGTTTTCCTGCCGCGCAAAACAGGACACGAGTATTACCTGGAACACATCGGCGACAAGTTTTACATCCGCACCAATGACAAAGGGAAAAACTTCCGGTTGGCGACGACTTCGGTCAACGACCTGAAACAGGAAAACTGGAAGGAACTGATTCCGTATCGCAAAGAAGTCATGCTGGAAGACATTGATTGTTTCGCCGACCATTACGTCGCCAGCGAGCGCGAAAACGGCATTCCGAAAATCCGCATCACCGATCTGAAAACCAATCAATCGCATTACATTGAGTTTCCCGAACCCGTTTACGTGGCATACGGCACGTCCAACATGGAATTCAACACAACGAATTTCCGCTTCGCTTATGAATCCTTCATCACGCCGGATTCGATTTTCGATTACGACGTCAAAACCCGTCACCGCGAATTGAAAAAGCAGGTTCCGGTACTGGGCGGATACGATCCGAAGCTGTACAAGTCCGAACGGGTTTACGCAACGGCTGCGGACGGTGCGAAAGTTCCCCTTTCGATTGTCTACAAAAAAGATTTGAAGCTGGACGGCAAACGCCCGCTGCTGCTGGAAGCGTATGGTTCGTACGGCTATCCGTATGACGTGAACTTTTCATCCCAGCGGCTGAGCCTGCTGGACCGCGGTGTGGTATACGCCATCGGTCACATTCGCGGCGGAGGCGATCTGGGCAAGGAATGGCACGACCAGGGCAAGATGATGACGAAGAAAAACACTTTCACCGACTTCATCGCTTGCGCCGAACACCTGGTCAAAACCAAATACACTTCGTCTGACCGGTTGATTGTCACCGGAGGCAGCGCTGGCGGCTTATTGATGGGCGCAGTCACCAACATGCGTCCCGACATGTTCAAAGCCGTCGTGTCGTACGTTCCGTTTGTGGACGTGATGAACACGATGCTGGATGCAAGCTTGCCGCTGACAGTCGGCGAGTATCTGGAATGGGGAAACCCGAACGAAAAACCGGCTTACGATTACATGCGCAGCTATTCGCCGTATGACAACATCGAAGCCAAAGCCTACCCGACCATGCTGGTTCGCACTTCGCTCAACGATAGTCAGGTGATGTATTGGGAACCCGCCAAGTACGTCGCCAAGCTGCGCGCGATGAAAACCGACAAGAATTTGTTGTTGTTCAAAGTGAAGCTGGAACCCGGCGGTCACGGCGGCGCATCCGGGCGCTACGACAAGTTAAAAGATTTGGCGTTCGATTACGCCTTTATGCTCGGCCAGTTTGGCATCACGAAATAAACACTGGGTACAGAACGAGGAGCGGTAGCGACTCGGTTCACTCGTGGGGTGGCCCCTGACGAGTCAACCAGGTCGCTACCGCTCCCTGTTCCGTTCCAGCTTCCCTGCCCTGAGCGCAGTCAACTCGGTTCACTCGGGGGGGGGGGCCCTGACGAGTCAACCAGGTCGCTACCGCTCCCCGTTCTGTTCCGGCTTTCGCGCCCTGAGCGCCGCCAAGGTAATGCGAATCGCGCCGTAACTGATTTGCTCCGGCAACAGTTGTTTGATCGGCGTTAGCCCGACCTGCCCGGCTTCGGCACATTGTTCGGCTGCGGCTTCGATCAAGGCGCGATCCGCCGCATCAACCAACCGATCCAGATTAATTTCCTGCCCTGCTTCAATCAGCAACGAAAGATGCTCTTCGATGGTGCTGGTTTTCAGCCCACGTTGATTGGCGATTTCGTCGGCATTGAATCCCTGCCGGTAAAGCTCGAAGGTTTTCAGGTGCGTGTCGCCCAGCCGATTTTTCGGCAGGCTCTTTTGGATTTCGGCGGCTTCGGCCTCTTCGCTGATTTCCTCCGAAAGGTCAGCGCCGACGGCTTCCAGGTCAAGTTCGACGCGCAATTTGTCCAGCATCACCTGCCGCCCAAGCTCTGTCAGCGTTACCACCGGATATGCTGTTCCGCTTTGGCGAATGCAGCCTGCGACAATCAGCGTGTTGATGAAGCGAGTCAGGTCGTCCTGCGTGTATTCGCGCAGCAAGCCGTAAGTCGAAAGTTGATCCAGTTGATTGGCGTGAATGTTTTTCGCGCGCGAACCGCGCAGCACACCTGCGACGACGGATTTGCCGAATCGGCCTTCCATTCTGGCAACGCAGCTCAGAATTTTTCGCACAACCAGATGTTCTGCGTCCGTCAAAGCGCGAGCGCCGCCGGATTCGATTGGCTGAATGGAAGCAGAAGAATTGGCGATTCGCTGGTGACGCTCTTCCACCGCTTCTTCAATGTCTTTCCACATCATTCGCGGTTGACAGTTGGAACAGCGGCAATTGGCCACCTGTTTGCGGTCGCCGAAATATCGCAACACAAATTGCCGCAAACAGTTTTCATGATAGGCGTAATTGACCATTTCGCGCAGCTTTCGCTCTTCGGCGGCGCGGCGTTTGGCCAGGTCAGTCCAATCAACGCGCAACGCCATACGCGAAACTCTGTCCAGCAGTTTGATACCGCTGCCAGCTTGCGCGCGTTCGATGTGTCCAGCTTTTTCCAGACAGACCAGCGCCGAGTTAATCGCCATTTCGTTTCTGACGCCGATGCGCGGAGCGATTTCGCGGGCCGTCAATTCGACGGTTTCGCTGTCAACACCTTTCAGGCAATCGTACACATCGCGGATCAAATCCGGAGTGGGAAAATTGCCGCCAATGAAAAATTCGTGCGTCCGCGTGTCGCTGTAATTGAACAACAGTGTGCAAACCGAAGGCAGCCCATCGCGCCCGGCGCGCCCGACTTCCTGGTAATACGCTTCAATCGAACCCGGCAAGTTGTAATGGGTGACGAAGCGCAAATCGCGTTTGTCCACGCCCATACCGAAGGCGTTGGTGGCGACAATGGCTTGCAGTTGGCCGGACATAAAACTGTCCTGCACGCGCGCCCTGACTGTTTCGCCTAGCCCGGCGTGATACCCGGCGGCTTTCAGTTTCAAGGATTGCAACTGGCTGGTGACTTCTTCGACGGCCTTGCGGGTAGAGGTGTAAATGATGCCCGTGCCGTCGCTGCGTTCGATGATTTGTGCCGCGCGAGCGATTCGCTCCTTGTCGGTTTTGCAGGGCAGAATTCTCAGCATCAAATTCGGGCGGTCAAACCCGGCGATGAAACTCGCCGGATTGCGCAACCCAAGTTGCGCGGCAATGTCATCTCGAACCTTTGGCGTCGCCGTCGCCGTCAGCGCAATCA contains:
- the argJ gene encoding bifunctional glutamate N-acetyltransferase/amino-acid acetyltransferase ArgJ; translated protein: MGSKKQESNSKGKRADFSVALPKGFLAGTAASGLKKRGGEDLAIIFSERPAVAAAVFTQNLVAAAPILLSRQHLRHRTHHAIIVNSGGANACTGDGGIADARKMAELVAEYFNCDDREVLVASTGVIGQRLDMAKVESGIRAATAELSRERGWNVAEAIMTTDTRPKRARRRIKLGGKSVTIAGVAKGAGMIHPNMATLLSFVTTDAAISKAALQSALKFAVNRSFNRVSVDGDTSTNDTLITLANGAAENPPIDKAAGVDFETFQKALTDVCRDLAIQVARDGEGANKLVTIHVRRAPTERDAEKIAVTVATSPLVKTAIAGADANWGRILAAAGRSGAKFDVANVEVKIGNLVVARNGSGLPFSEERALEILKRDEVTITIDLHQGDAEVTEWTCDMTEGYIRINADYRS
- the argB gene encoding acetylglutamate kinase is translated as MSRTVIKLGGSILINAELRQKLVAQIAALQQAGHELILVHGGGKQIAALLAKLGVESRFHDGLRITDAAARNVVQMVLAGQVGKDLVAELARVGVNAASIAGGDGQSFLAEKMNAEDGTDLGFVGRIVKTNSTLIDTMLAAGITPVVACLAMGEADKEYYNVNGDQMAASVAAGCQAETLVFVTDVGGVLDGEGKQISKLNRAGINELMTSGVASGGMRPKLRACLEGLETGVKRILIVGAAEENVLLRVLQAGEQLGTTINQ
- a CDS encoding N-acetyltransferase is translated as MEIIRKAKTADAVRIHELVNQYARQEQMLPRTMLSIYENIRDFHVAELDGKVVGCSGLHFTWGDMAEVRSLAVDETAGRRGIGRKLVEANIAEAVEHSLVQVYAFTYVTEFFSKLGFRVVAHDSMPRKVWMDCINCPKFNCCDEVAMVLDLVEGVHPEPFDVSQVNIPVVRIEKRA
- a CDS encoding PaaI family thioesterase, whose amino-acid sequence is MTTTDLEDFLQSHFPEINAFGFRVEHVEEKFVRIRLVHHSRHLRPGGTVSGPAMMTLADTAMYLAVLAMIGPVALAVTTSLNINFLRKPAPQDLIAECRLLKLGSRLAVGDVLIFSDGEADPVAQATVTYSIPPRRD
- a CDS encoding RecQ family ATP-dependent DNA helicase, translating into MPTFDDAQSALEQHFSFSSFREGQADVIRAVMDGRDCVVVMPTGGGKSLCYQLPSLLFPGVTLVVSPLIALMKDQVDALNARQIPATVINSSINFDQQMSRLRAMADGQFRLVYVAPERFRNERFVEALKAVKVSLFAVDEAHCISQWGHDFRPDYLRLRSAIEALGQDGGKRPQVIALTATATPKVRDDIAAQLGLRNPASFIAGFDRPNLMLRILPCKTDKERIARAAQIIERSDGTGIIYTSTRKAVEEVTSQLQSLKLKAAGYHAGLGETVRARVQDSFMSGQLQAIVATNAFGMGVDKRDLRFVTHYNLPGSIEAYYQEVGRAGRDGLPSVCTLLFNYSDTRTHEFFIGGNFPTPDLIRDVYDCLKGVDSETVELTAREIAPRIGVRNEMAINSALVCLEKAGHIERAQAGSGIKLLDRVSRMALRVDWTDLAKRRAAEERKLREMVNYAYHENCLRQFVLRYFGDRKQVANCRCSNCQPRMMWKDIEEAVEERHQRIANSSASIQPIESGGARALTDAEHLVVRKILSCVARMEGRFGKSVVAGVLRGSRAKNIHANQLDQLSTYGLLREYTQDDLTRFINTLIVAGCIRQSGTAYPVVTLTELGRQVMLDKLRVELDLEAVGADLSEEISEEAEAAEIQKSLPKNRLGDTHLKTFELYRQGFNADEIANQRGLKTSTIEEHLSLLIEAGQEINLDRLVDAADRALIEAAAEQCAEAGQVGLTPIKQLLPEQISYGAIRITLAALRARKPEQNGER
- a CDS encoding S9 family peptidase encodes the protein MKLRFAVLLSAAALTTAILWNGRIMSAQEQPPKPPVARKISKTTQIHGYSVTDDYAWLADKTKTDKDVLAYLKAEDDYADAMMAGTKLFQDALYKEMLGRIKETDENVPYRYGEYFYYTRTEQGKQYPIYCRKKGSLDAPELITLDMNEMAKGKDFLGIGAYQVSDNGNLLAFSTDTTGFRQYDLFLKDLTTGKISEKIAERVNSVAWATDNKTIFYTTEDATTKRTDKFFRHVLDSDKHDLLYEEKDELYRIFAGRTRSKGYIVVGSTSSTTTEMRYLPANTPNAELKVFLPRKTGHEYYLEHIGDKFYIRTNDKGKNFRLATTSVNDLKQENWKELIPYRKEVMLEDIDCFADHYVASERENGIPKIRITDLKTNQSHYIEFPEPVYVAYGTSNMEFNTTNFRFAYESFITPDSIFDYDVKTRHRELKKQVPVLGGYDPKLYKSERVYATAADGAKVPLSIVYKKDLKLDGKRPLLLEAYGSYGYPYDVNFSSQRLSLLDRGVVYAIGHIRGGGDLGKEWHDQGKMMTKKNTFTDFIACAEHLVKTKYTSSDRLIVTGGSAGGLLMGAVTNMRPDMFKAVVSYVPFVDVMNTMLDASLPLTVGEYLEWGNPNEKPAYDYMRSYSPYDNIEAKAYPTMLVRTSLNDSQVMYWEPAKYVAKLRAMKTDKNLLLFKVKLEPGGHGGASGRYDKLKDLAFDYAFMLGQFGITK
- a CDS encoding acetylornithine/succinylornithine family transaminase, giving the protein MNEFIFVYGTLRPSAAPPEMKHIVERWKSVGSGTVLGQLLDLGDYTGAVLDANTSSRIVGEAFEMPNDPAMMAELDEYEGFEPDEPETSLFCRVKANVKLASGGNRSCWMYVYNREASAQAARTGREVSKPAAAAAVAGKVQKKSSRTTKKTEKELNEQSQTTSFTLEQAQGLESQFLMQTYARNPVMLVRGKGSTLYDDKGKAYLDFISGIGVNVLGYDHPRVRRVLREQGDLLHTSNLYYHPFQGQLAAALAKAAGLARAFFCNTGTEANEGVLKLARGFHHRQGRTEQTEFVSLTNSFHGRTLGALSLTGQEKYRKPFEPLIPGVKFIDPMNSADNFAEARAAITERTAAVLVETIQGESGVVAISDEFLQAVRQRCDETGALFILDEVQCGLGRTGKLFAFENTPVKPDVLCVAKPLGLGVPLGAFIVAEKFVEGLKAGDHGTTFGGGPLACRLSLEFLQMLDEEHLMQRVTEVGNYFRKKLRRLQREIPGPIKEVRGMGLMVAAELAFSGKGVVAKMLERGFLVNCTHDTVLRFLPPYIIKKAEITAMITALAEVLVEEAKAAGGSAVA
- the argC gene encoding N-acetyl-gamma-glutamyl-phosphate reductase; the protein is MGNRVRAIVAGATGYSGRDLIKYLLNHPQMELVGAFASRSGETTPLTTIHPQLTGLTKLNCQPFDEAEVTKLDAQVIFLGTPNEFSHEVAPTMLESGLTVVDISGAFRLKDASLYPKYYGFEHTRPDLLEKAVYGLTEFVRAELPGAKLIANPGCYPTTVIVPMKPLLDAGLIDRSQTIISDSKSGVTGAGKQPTSTTHFVEVSESFKSYNVFKHRHTPEIAQGLGIENSPTSLIFTPHLLPINRGILSTIYARLNAGVTRADVLNVWRKTFAASPFVRVFAGNSGSPQLPEIKFVANSPYCDIGCAVDEATGQLIVVSAEDNLLKGAASQALQNANLAFGFDEGAGLR